In Desulfobacteraceae bacterium, one genomic interval encodes:
- a CDS encoding PhoH family protein has product MQKDAQPTQAKLILDDNELARRLFGEHNHNLLRIADAVGVRISARGSEVLIEGDPIETDLARNILSQLYGLLEEGYPVYPNDVDYAVRALSGNDRARLKDIFLDTVYITAKKRAITPKSLSQKKYIDAIRAYDIVFGIGPAGTGKTYLAMAMAVSALTKNQVNRIILTRPAVEAGEALGFLPGDLAEKVDPYLRPLYDALHDMMRFEKVGALMQQGVIEVAPLAFMRGRTLNDSFIILDEAQNTTSEQMKMFLTRIGFNSKAVITGDITQIDLPANRASGLVEAKKILRDIDGIAFAFFSKEDVVRHRLVQDIIRAYEELGSVRSEA; this is encoded by the coding sequence ATGCAAAAAGACGCGCAGCCCACCCAGGCCAAGCTGATCTTGGACGATAATGAACTGGCCCGGCGGCTCTTTGGCGAACACAACCACAATTTACTGCGAATAGCCGACGCCGTTGGGGTTCGGATTTCCGCCCGGGGAAGCGAGGTGCTGATCGAGGGTGACCCCATCGAGACCGACCTCGCCCGCAACATCCTCAGCCAGCTCTACGGTCTGCTGGAGGAGGGCTACCCGGTCTACCCCAACGATGTGGACTACGCGGTGCGGGCTCTCAGCGGCAACGATCGCGCCCGGCTCAAGGACATCTTCCTCGACACGGTCTACATCACCGCCAAAAAAAGAGCCATCACCCCCAAAAGCCTGTCCCAGAAAAAATATATCGACGCCATCCGCGCTTACGACATCGTTTTCGGGATCGGGCCGGCCGGGACCGGAAAAACCTACCTGGCCATGGCCATGGCGGTCTCGGCCCTGACCAAGAACCAGGTCAACCGAATCATTCTGACCCGTCCGGCGGTGGAAGCCGGCGAGGCCTTGGGTTTTCTGCCCGGGGATTTGGCCGAGAAGGTCGACCCGTATCTGCGGCCCCTCTACGATGCGCTGCACGATATGATGCGCTTTGAAAAGGTGGGCGCCCTCATGCAGCAAGGGGTCATTGAGGTGGCCCCCTTGGCGTTCATGCGCGGCCGGACCTTGAACGATTCCTTCATCATTCTGGACGAGGCCCAGAACACTACTTCGGAGCAGATGAAGATGTTCCTGACCCGCATCGGCTTCAACTCCAAGGCGGTGATCACCGGGGATATCACCCAGATCGATTTGCCTGCCAACCGGGCCTCCGGTCTGGTGGAGGCCAAAAAAATTCTCCGCGATATCGACGGTATCGCGTTTGCGTTCTTCTCCAAGGAAGACGTGGTCCGGCACCGCTTGGTGCAGGATATCATCCGGGCCTACGAGGAGCTTGGCAGCGTCCGGTCCGAAGCGTAA
- a CDS encoding CvpA family protein, whose translation MNPFDAVVIVIVVFCLVRGLFRGLIKEVSSIIGVLAGFYAAYTYYASLADFLTDWLAHRDYTNLLSFLLIFCAVFFTISLLGVVTKYLLNIAYLGWFDRICGAGFGFSKGILITAVLLIVLTAFLPKGAPLIKNSRLSPYVASLAENMARVVSPQMKKQFQTKLEEMKKAWRHPI comes from the coding sequence ATGAACCCGTTTGATGCCGTCGTCATCGTCATCGTGGTTTTTTGCCTGGTCCGGGGCCTTTTCCGGGGGCTGATCAAGGAAGTCTCGTCCATCATCGGGGTTCTGGCCGGCTTCTATGCCGCCTACACCTATTATGCCAGCCTGGCCGACTTTTTGACCGACTGGCTTGCCCACCGCGACTACACCAACCTCCTGAGCTTTCTGCTCATTTTCTGCGCCGTCTTTTTCACGATCAGCCTGCTGGGCGTGGTGACCAAATACCTGCTCAATATCGCCTACCTGGGGTGGTTTGACCGCATCTGCGGCGCCGGTTTCGGGTTCAGCAAGGGCATCCTGATCACCGCCGTGCTGCTGATCGTGCTGACCGCGTTTCTTCCCAAAGGCGCCCCGCTGATCAAAAATTCGCGACTCTCGCCGTATGTCGCCAGCCTGGCCGAGAACATGGCCCGGGTGGTGTCGCCACAGATGAAAAAGCAGTTTCAAACCAAGCTTGAGGAGATGAAAAAAGCATGGCGCCACCCCATTTAG
- the mazG gene encoding nucleoside triphosphate pyrophosphohydrolase: protein MAPPHLDPPHETATGGRLAAMVHLVNTLRGENGCPWDRKQTTESLSVYLIEEVFELVEAIASGNRRAICEEFGDVLFQIVFLATLLQEEGKFDLDEVVDGNTAKMVRRHPHVFGKATAADSGEVRKQWRRIKQEEAHASPRASILDGVPSGLPALMRAYRVSERAAGSGFDWEDLGGVMHKVEEEWEEFKSALGVGQAPAETRAAVALEFGDLLFTLVNVARFARIHPETALTSATEKFSRRFRRMEGQLKASGRSLDSVGGAELDRLWQQAKAATADPAAGPPAAAGGDAPATP, encoded by the coding sequence ATGGCGCCACCCCATTTAGACCCGCCGCACGAGACTGCGACCGGGGGCCGCCTGGCGGCCATGGTCCATTTGGTGAACACCCTGCGGGGTGAAAACGGCTGCCCCTGGGACCGCAAGCAGACCACCGAATCCCTCAGCGTATACCTGATCGAAGAGGTCTTCGAACTGGTGGAGGCGATCGCATCCGGCAACCGCCGGGCGATCTGCGAGGAATTCGGCGACGTTCTCTTCCAGATCGTTTTTTTGGCCACTCTGCTGCAGGAGGAGGGCAAGTTCGATCTCGACGAGGTCGTCGATGGCAACACCGCCAAGATGGTCCGCCGCCACCCCCATGTCTTCGGCAAGGCAACCGCCGCCGACAGCGGCGAGGTTCGCAAACAGTGGCGCCGGATCAAGCAAGAAGAGGCCCATGCGTCGCCCCGGGCGTCCATCCTGGACGGGGTGCCCAGCGGTCTGCCGGCCCTGATGCGGGCCTACCGGGTTTCGGAGCGCGCAGCAGGAAGCGGTTTTGACTGGGAGGATCTTGGCGGGGTGATGCACAAGGTCGAGGAGGAGTGGGAGGAGTTCAAGTCGGCCCTGGGGGTGGGCCAGGCGCCGGCTGAAACCCGCGCGGCGGTTGCGCTGGAGTTTGGCGACCTGCTTTTTACGCTGGTCAACGTGGCCCGTTTTGCCAGGATCCACCCGGAAACCGCGCTTACCAGCGCCACCGAAAAGTTCAGCCGCAGGTTTCGCCGGATGGAGGGGCAGCTCAAGGCCAGCGGCCGCAGCCTGGATTCGGTGGGCGGCGCCGAGTTGGACCGGTTGTGGCAGCAGGCCAAGGCAGCCACCGCCGACCCTGCGGCGGGGCCCCCGGCCGCGGCCGGCGGGGACGCCCCGGCAACACCGTAA
- the hisH gene encoding imidazole glycerol phosphate synthase subunit HisH, which produces MITIIDYDAGNLASVQRAVTHIGGDCRVTNHLDQIAAADRIIFPGVGAAGTAMQSLRKSGLDRALKAAYAAGKPILGICLGTQIVLSHSRENDTACLGLIDGEVEAFDRHAQFPAGGRLKIPHMGWNRIHPLKPHPLLAGIGPEDEFYFVHSFYPNPANPEHLLATTTYGITFASVIGCKNLVATQFHLEKSGRPGLTMLKNFCSWSPS; this is translated from the coding sequence ATGATTACGATTATTGATTACGATGCCGGAAACCTGGCCAGTGTCCAACGGGCGGTGACGCACATCGGGGGGGACTGCCGGGTGACCAACCACCTCGACCAAATCGCGGCGGCCGACCGGATTATTTTTCCGGGGGTCGGCGCCGCCGGAACGGCCATGCAGAGCCTCCGCAAGTCCGGGCTGGACCGGGCCCTGAAGGCGGCCTACGCGGCGGGCAAACCGATTCTCGGCATCTGTCTCGGCACTCAGATCGTTCTTTCCCACAGCCGGGAGAACGATACCGCCTGCCTGGGGCTGATAGACGGTGAAGTGGAGGCCTTCGACCGTCACGCGCAATTTCCCGCCGGCGGCCGACTCAAAATCCCCCACATGGGCTGGAACCGCATCCACCCGCTGAAGCCGCATCCCCTTCTGGCGGGTATCGGGCCGGAGGACGAATTTTACTTCGTCCACAGCTTTTACCCCAATCCCGCGAACCCCGAGCACCTTCTGGCGACGACCACCTACGGGATCACTTTTGCCTCCGTCATCGGCTGCAAAAACCTGGTCGCCACCCAGTTTCATCTGGAAAAAAGCGGCCGGCCGGGGTTGACCATGCTGAAGAACTTCTGCAGCTGGTCGCCCTCCTGA
- the hisF gene encoding imidazole glycerol phosphate synthase subunit HisF — protein MLSKRIIPCLDVREGRTTKGIKFENNIDIGDPVAMARHYYEAGADEIVFYDITASHEKRDIMIDVVRRVAETIFIPFSVGGGIRTVEDMRAVLLAGAEKVSVNSAAVKNPEIIAQGAEAFGSQCVVLGMDVKHVGKRDGIPSGYEIVINGGRSYMGIDALDWARRAQALGAGEICLNSIDADGTCEGYELNLTRLISEHVTIPVIASGGAGTPAHIGEVLTRGRADAALIASMVHYGTYTVADIKSYLSARGIKVRASW, from the coding sequence ATGCTAAGCAAACGCATCATTCCCTGTCTGGATGTCCGCGAGGGCCGGACCACCAAGGGCATCAAGTTCGAGAACAATATCGACATCGGCGACCCGGTGGCGATGGCGCGCCACTACTACGAAGCCGGCGCCGACGAGATCGTCTTTTACGACATCACCGCCTCCCACGAAAAGCGCGACATCATGATCGACGTGGTCCGGCGAGTGGCGGAGACCATTTTCATTCCCTTCTCGGTGGGCGGGGGCATTCGAACCGTTGAGGACATGCGTGCGGTCCTGCTGGCGGGTGCGGAGAAGGTGAGCGTCAACTCGGCGGCCGTCAAAAACCCGGAGATCATCGCTCAGGGGGCCGAGGCCTTCGGCAGCCAGTGCGTGGTCCTGGGAATGGACGTCAAACACGTCGGCAAGCGGGACGGCATCCCCTCAGGCTACGAAATCGTCATCAACGGCGGCCGCAGCTATATGGGGATCGACGCCCTGGACTGGGCACGTCGGGCGCAGGCCCTGGGTGCCGGCGAGATCTGTCTAAACTCCATCGACGCCGACGGCACCTGCGAAGGCTACGAATTGAACCTGACGCGGCTGATTTCCGAACATGTGACCATACCGGTGATCGCCTCCGGCGGCGCCGGAACACCGGCACACATCGGCGAGGTCCTGACCCGCGGCAGGGCCGACGCCGCCCTGATCGCCTCCATGGTCCACTACGGCACCTACACCGTCGCCGACATCAAGTCTTACTTAAGTGCTCGCGGAATTAAGGTTCGCGCCAGCTGGTAA
- a CDS encoding flagellar biosynthesis anti-sigma factor FlgM has product MKAAASAAGGAVVQMRSYTRNTEKPKLDRLPLTPAKPGDREGPSVVRISSASRMAELARSAVLSAPEIRIEAVEPLRTALNAGSYQFSPQRVAEKMVGGWG; this is encoded by the coding sequence ATGAAGGCAGCAGCCAGTGCCGCAGGCGGCGCAGTGGTTCAGATGAGGTCCTATACCCGAAACACGGAAAAGCCCAAACTCGATCGCTTGCCGCTGACCCCCGCAAAACCTGGCGACCGGGAGGGCCCCTCCGTGGTGCGGATCTCGAGCGCCAGCCGAATGGCCGAGCTGGCGCGCTCGGCTGTGCTTTCGGCTCCCGAAATCCGGATCGAAGCCGTCGAACCGCTGCGCACCGCGCTCAATGCCGGGAGCTACCAATTCAGCCCGCAGCGGGTCGCCGAAAAGATGGTGGGGGGTTGGGGCTGA